The Mytilus edulis chromosome 5, xbMytEdul2.2, whole genome shotgun sequence genomic interval aaataaattgaaagaaaacatatttttagacCTTAAACATAGAATTTCTAGATTTTTCATTACCAACCAATTTTTTTTAGGAATCCTGATGTCAAATTAAACAACATTGGGATTTCCCCTCTTAGGCATTTGTTATATAGAAATAGTAAACCcatcctatatttttttttcattgtagcttttgaattttaaagaaaaattgcttactttatttcaaaattgttaaatttcaAGTAGAAAATGAGAGGGGATAAAACAAATTGCTTCCCTCCTtgctgaaaaaataataaaattagatGATTAATTTAGGAATTCATTTTTTCTGGTCCTATTAATAGAAATACGTAAATGATGacattcaaaatcaaatatttgtaaataaaacttgTACAATCTGTGATGACATCGAatatgttttattagtattaataAACCAGGTTTTGCTCAATCTATTGGTTTATCATGTCCAGTGAGAAGTTTTAATCTCTCATCTAACATGTGATAGCAATCTATTGGTTTATCATGTCCAGTGAGAAGTTTTTATCTCTCATCTAACATGTGATAGCAATCGATTGGTTTATCATGTCCAGTGAGAAGTTTTAATCTCTCATCTAACATGTGATAGCAATCTATTGGTTTATCATGTCCAGTGAGAAGTTTTAATCTCTCATCTAACATGTGATAGCAATCGATTGGTTTATCATGTCCAGTGAGAAGTTTTAATCTCTCATCTAACATGTGATAGCAATCTATTGGTTTATCATGTCCAGTGAGAAGTTTTAATCTCTTATCTAACATGTGATAGCAATCTATTGGTTTATCATGTCCAGTGAGAAGTTTTAATCTCTTATCTAACATGTGATAGCAATCTATTGGTTTATCATGTCCAGTGAGAAGTTTTTATCTCTTATCTAACATGTGATAGCAATCTATTGGTTTATCATGTCCAGTGAGAAGTTTTAATCTCTTATCTAACATGTGATAGCAATCTATTGGTTTATCATGTCCAGTGAGAAGTTTTTATCTCTTATCTAAAATGTGATAGCAATCTATTGGTTTATCATGTCCAGTGAGAAGTTTTTATCTCTTATCTAACATGTGATAGCAATCTATTGGTTTATCATGTCCAGTGAGAAGTTTTAATCTCTTATCTAACATGTGATAGCAATCTATTGGTTTATCATGTCCAGTGAGAAGTTTTAATCTCTTATCTAACATGTGATAGCAATCTATTGGTTTATCATGTCCAGTGAGAAGTTTTAATCTCTTATTTAACATGTGATAGCAATCTATTGGTTTATCATGTCCAGTGAGAAGTTTTAATCTCTTATCTAACATGTGATAGCAATCAATGCATTTTGAACTGAGAAATCTATTTATGGAAGACCTGAAAGTTTATAAAGACATGGTCTTGCTATATGTAAAAGTTTTCATCCTATTCACTGTTTTAAATTGGAATCCTGTAAATTGTAAATTCTTTTGAAATTAGAATTTGTATATTATGTGAATTCTTAGTGAAAGCAGAATTTTATATCATGAATTCTTTGAAATATAAAGacaattaattattataaaaaaaaagtcaggcatatttatatatatactatccCAGCTTGCTCATAACATTGATTTAATGTTGAATCTTCCCCAACACCAGCATTAAATCATACAGTGCATGCTGGGATAGgatatatctgaaataaaaaatgacacACACTATTTGCCAATACATTGTTCAAAAAGTGTATCAATTAACTCGAGACTCATTTCTTTGTTTTTGTCCtacttatttacaaaataagaacaaattatGATGACTTTGAACTCGTTACCAGTAAATATCAGACCGATGTTTTTAGTGTGGTTGTGTTATACCAGTTACATGTTGCTTAGTGGTGTCTATTTGATTTTACAGTcatgtataatttataatttgaaaaaacatGCAATATTGAATTATTGTGTATAtgtgataatttttcaataaacaGTGAAAAACTTGTTTAGCAGATTTTTTTTGGTGCCATTCCTTTAAGAGATTTAAATCAGgagttttaaaatgaaatgatcTTGAATGACAGGATTCTGTTGTGAAGTATTGTTGAATGTTTGAAAACCTGTAAGAATATAAAAGGATAGAACTTAAGTTTAATGTGGTCACAGTGATTTTTTTGTCCTTTTAAGGTATGTCACTTTTTGTTTTTAACACCTGATGATGGAATTGAATCAGCATTCCTTTGATGTTTACAAGGTAATAACAATGATGATATAAAGTGATCaatataaaataagatgtggcTTGATTGGTAATGAGAACACTCCAGAGACAAGATGACATAATTAACTATAAGTCATTCTACAGCCTTCAACCACTTATGATGGCAAACAAACCTACCAAATGTCAAAGCTTTCTGTAAAATGGTTTCAGAGAAATTCATAAGTCGACActattacaatatttaaaaacaagaatgtgtccctagtacatggatgccacatctgcactttcattttctatgttcagtggactgtgaaaagtGGTAAAaactaattttgcattaaaattagaaagatcatatcatagggaacatgtctactaagcttcaagttgattagacttcaacttcattcaAAACTGCCTcaaccaaaaacttgaacctgaagctGGATAGATGAACGCACAGACCAGAgtacataatgcccataaatggggcatgaaAATAGTCAGTTCCATAACTCCCATAAAAATGGTCAGATCACAATGTCGGTATAATATTGACAAGTAAACATGGTGGCAAACAATATTATCCAGTATGAGAGccttttgtaaaacaatttcGGAAGAGAAGTACTTACCAGGTGTTATTGTCACATTACTCCgagatgaaaaaaaatgataaattcaaatATGGTAAAATATGGTTATGGTTCCAAGAAAAAGTTTTTTTGTCAAATGGTCTTGGAGGATTTACATACAACACCTAAAAACATGTCATTCCATAATTCCCTAGAAAAATATGTTCAACTGCACATGATAACAAACAACCCTACCAAATATGAAAGCTTTCTGTGAAAAAGTCTCGCAATCACAAGGAGGGTTTTTTACAATACTAAAAAAATAGTGaagtaatggtttacttttataaattgtgacttgaatgaagAATTGAGTCattaacactcataccacatcttcatatatctatatcaCTCCACTACAACATTTGAAAGTAGCAAGTTAATACCAACAGTATTTGAGTGTCATACAAAAAATGTATCAGGAGGAATCATGTAGGAAAAAATTTCTACAAAAACCTGCCTTCATCACTTGCACTAATCATTCAACTCTCCTTCCAGTGGATATATTTCTATGACTGGATCCTGTACTAACCATTCCACTCTCCTTCCAGTGGATATATTTCCATGACTGGATCCTGTACTGTTAATATAGATATTAAAATTCAtgctttaaaaataataacaatctTCATAAGAGATGAAAATATTTAATTAGGTGTTCTGTATACAAGCTCCACACAATGTTATTAAGAAGTGACAAATCTATAACAGCAATCAGAGATTTACAGGTCAATACTGGGGCGGTGGAGATTTACACATATGTATAAATTCGTTTTAAAATTCTATAAAACTCAACAAgctcaaaaatataaattaatagaaatacacaaacaaattaaagatataaCAATTATGCACCTAGAAATGTCAGCATGCATGTACAAAGcataaagaaacaaacaaatataatgtacaaatatataaatatatagtatCACAGACAAAAAACTATAGTAAAGATAAAACCCTGTtggcaataaaaataaaaatctatataagtCTGAGATTGatttttaagataacatcaaattCACATTCTGCCATTTATTATCTTctgtgaaaataaacaaaaaaaaaagaaataaatgaaaaagttCCTTTATTAATAAACTAATGGTATTTTCCATTCTGAACACTTACAGATTAAGATCAATCAAAGAAAGAATCAGGAAGACTTATGAAAGCAACGTTATAACCAAAATCTCCATTATTCAATATGAAATTAACCGAGAGTGTAAAGTTTTCAATAGTTTAGAagatgatttttaaaattaatctaTAACAATGTAGCACAATATTAAAAACATAACAGAAAATATCATGTATAATAATAAACATCTGGAATGGTATAagtttgtaaatataaatttttgctTTATCACAAATGCTTTCCTTATTACAAACTTTTGTTATTGGCAGATATATGCTTTACAAACAAATGGCTTTTATTATGATTGTTCACATTTAACATGTAGATCTAATCTATGCCCTTTCTAGCCCTGGGAATCCTGTAGAAAATGGATTCCCTGTATGAAACCCCAGAGGAGGGGCACCTGCTGGGTATGTTTCGTGTTGCATAACAGGCTGTGTAAGTGGGACATTGCCTGGATAACCACGATCTGCAGCATAGCTCTTGTCTAGAGGGTAAGCATAGGATGGATGGCCAGTGTAAACTGATGGCACAACTCCTGGCTGGGCCTCTGGAGGAATCTCAATTTTACCTCGAccctgaaaaataaagaatatacaaataaattaacaaaacttaatATATCtaaggagaaaaaaaaattcatgtcaTGTGCTATATGTCATTTTAACAAGGTGGGCATTATATGTGTCAACATATTTACATTCTATTTCTACTGGATAAATCAGGACTTTTTGTGTTTGATGTGGACCTATAATAAAGACTATTTCAAGAAAGTGTATCAAGattttaaatgtacaaatacATAAAGACtcacttttttttatacatttataatagGATTTTTAGCAAGAAATTCTGACAAAAAAGTCTTTTTTGATCATTTAATTTCCAGCATTGTTCAAAATACGACTGACATTGAAAGTTCTATTGAAGGTCAAACTTACTGGAATCATCTGTTCCTGTTGATATAAAGGTCCATATAAATGTGTACACATTGGTCTGGCTTGTGTATATAATCCTCCTAAAGCAGCATAACCCTGGTGTCCTCCAGCTGGTGTCTTCTCGCTTACATAGGAGCCAACCTGTAAAAACATCAAACAGGAGAATGTATAGGTAATTTAAACAGAAAATCAGAGTACTATTCAGTGATCTGCCATTGTATAAGCGTGCCACACACAACACAAGCACTGATGTTTTTATGTTTGCCATGTGTTCTATAGAGTTGTTCCATCTTATGATAAATCATTTTTTCAATCATTGGTAAGTTGAACTGAAATTTAGCAGTAAAATTTTACTATGCATCCTATCTCACAATAAGGCCACCATTAAGTTATTGGTTTGATGTTGCCTAGTTAAAGAGACTGTATCCAGTGAATGAACAGAACTTCAAATACTCCATCTGCTAATACAGAATAATGCTTTGTGCTCTGCAAATGGTAATTTTTCCCTGAATTTATTTACCAAAATGTACATATACAAGAAGGACattgtgaacaaaaaaaaatctgtttgggTGTAAAGTTTGTCTTTTGGAtatgaattaatttattttgcTGAGCAATTTCCTTTGATGCAAATTTGCCCAAAAACATACAAAATCAGCAAAAGTTACATTTAGTgcttaatatattttttcaaaatatgggaGATTATGTATCACTGTATATTAAGTATATAAATACACTCCTGTTGTACACCTTTGTGTCTGAGGTTTAATAATAAAGTATTATCTTTTGTCTATTTATTTCAATTTCCAGATGGAAATCTTTAAGTAATTGACTCTGTGAGTTACACATATACAGAGAAATTTAGCCATActcctttaatattaaaatctaaagtAACTTTAAACTGAAGTGTGATCTACGACTCATATTAAATAAGAAGGATACATAAAAGTAAGTCTTACTGTTTTCAGAATTTGTATTGCCATAATCTTGCCATCTTCAAAGGGAAATGAACTCAGAATATACTCCTCTCCCAGCTTGGTTTGGTAATCTGTTAACACTCtgataaaaaatgtaataaaaaactGTGTCAATAGTTGgtaaagcaggcgagacatttcagcgtgtgcactcttgtttaaacatTCAACTGACCTTTTTTGTAttcttcttccttttttttcTTACATTCAAATCTTCTAAAATATCAAACATGCCATTAAgctggtacaattttaaaagtggtatatgattaaaataatgtttttttttttttatgaaaacccTCTTCATTTACAAAGATTTTTCAATTCTAAAGTTTAGATGGAAACTAAATAAATTTAAGTTAAAGATGTCTTTTCTTATGAACCAAATATCTGAGGTTTATGTTTTCAATGAAATGTTTCACACCAAACTAAAATGGTGAATAGCTAGGggagacaattaaaaattctTCTCCTCTAAACTGACCTGATTAGCTAACTCTCAGTAATGAAGGAGACTACTATTGAAACATTGtgtaattcaaaatttgaatcaATTTGTTTAGAaccaattaactataatatactTGTAGATGGCACATGAAGAATCTTGTTCTTTCATAATTTAAAATGgttatttttctttgaatatcTTTTGTACAATTACTCTATATTACCTTATTCTCctataaatttaataa includes:
- the LOC139524888 gene encoding proline and serine-rich protein 1-like, whose protein sequence is MAKVAMDSRSFQSLLDRINQQTSYTEKKVEILYSSRGHFTANQASQILLAFKAPSDKVRAIQILEPRLCRMSCQEAREVLNVITVQNDKLIALDCVKRVLTDYQTKLGEEYILSSFPFEDGKIMAIQILKTVGSYVSEKTPAGGHQGYAALGGLYTQARPMCTHLYGPLYQQEQMIPGRGKIEIPPEAQPGVVPSVYTGHPSYAYPLDKSYAADRGYPGNVPLTQPVMQHETYPAGAPPLGFHTGNPFSTGFPGLERA